One stretch of Anolis carolinensis isolate JA03-04 chromosome 3, rAnoCar3.1.pri, whole genome shotgun sequence DNA includes these proteins:
- the exph5 gene encoding exophilin-5 isoform X2, whose amino-acid sequence MSKQPFAHRLRKAIGNDSANTKPLGPQKHASPSILGGLRTPFASLFSSFRRSKRQQHPKPQQNPQEYPSRYDHFAAGAHMSSKVEEMAKTETCDSPLPSEPTKKYFETNQTDTLDDSSCTWSEQLENELLKVLGNLDEQLAQEQSREANKRTQTHYGSKAPEISHHPSVPQHSYHGGVQRNERSMFLSDGARTPRVRDENKASFRSRVFYDTYLKGHYTEGLPYGDGYDRKSPALKREHTRSLGRSSEGSLKLSSGQLSSGFASKDFMAKDAVNRSCSLSCLTRGQSLTSVEQLSPDSLQHPLGSRRDFAQKSYRHQTKRTPLSSIAWNTSQTPEHPLYGDKLLRSQSLMEFGPTFEDAAPCIPQENPRYNFYRSKIDYRRGVPSASHSIFADKQTDSLCFDNQENNEMERNNWKPRYRYPSIHSRMNLSRKSFPSGRLEEQLFRMDNAQSYNDDVFLASDSNVEGSPTNVDEWQNPSARKTGLWQQQWESDVQIHEQNVDHPESVTDKLFSKHADGIQRRPAYGLSVPKNQTEFAASRQNRFTENAQTPSQTFIKQFQTKKNFNTNIIEKVRGPDQSGKVDSRYIKDEALRHISGQRERNSSTNSQISPPTHCSVSVSPLSLRSPPKWTLLRNRENIYLSSIHNKKGQKNEDGCTVSHDLAQTPSSQLTANRTKTLIHQSETPQNVMNDRISENIYSSVSRRASDILSYGDLPGSCTENWHKHNRFVKHATSNSITGSPSSSPPRSPKTYYTFPRKSASIDGNIVSEKLVSHVFRQVPYRSKIAMWDNLEMVGSKRTENIYSNKGDNITSLSPVDSAVNPITSKEVVCKNIPQTQDPHLQLTQDPKHSSLGDPSTIPSNSEKGDLVCGPNKTETSVFSECDEKDAGNPLKQYKTTSTFTVSIEEDNVKYQELVSVYYTLPRKYPRMLCNLLLDDAKNTETSLPIGNSLSTEKKYEVRINLATVAFPSSLKKEEKANLPTSVTSPSSTKQNPNTSSDATKVSSHVLTLIGEKAGASQLQNTAHHQEEGPTKAPELLLSSRLGSTGPLDGPKYSESEDKSLHAISNHNLTASSSMYVQTDNHVCYLTSTEPPANTSPDIPPSHLVANDQEGKRTAHQGANTSVNSAEEKIRQDEAKGSAFYLYHKIFKKGNELQSRKENIRTSTHNTLTSETKVPSNFQKQALQVDAISPNNSDLRPNRSSLDYSNTKKEPVSQNFFPHEVCTSPQRPVQISADNQKVDSKDQLTNTAKDLPEDSADENKLSSDCTKDKASDIEKRKNRSSIKNKLAAMYKTSRKFSTKRTVTSKSHISNVFSQNDDSRLEISNPECMSVSSSIPELSQQTENKNKNQNPPLDEYEGTMLDKTENKELHIHEGPSLFSSEIRRPFTNLCNQKWKSPSPKQSKTKAGTAEDSTISFSKETIPKVHSNSQVYDDGLKNNNKSFSRVSVAVSNQKGNTNVADSSLFPLPSNKDVNVVTNYSKVNISPLQKVVFPKELGPHENIKQTNRFGNLNKSYVETVVNSGKIRERHLSESSYIRDSPDPLVSGSNVMRPGGRYSRKFKSYSELLSCDENENWDAYDGSSRTLGSRRVMYPSIEFGIFGKEQQQTFLDNIKRSLTEGRLWSPCLLNNPRPLKDKEGFFLSRPEQLNSSFANRNISAEGASPKERLHIHEEDSASSSESDSDTTTDDEYYLNGNDKESEL is encoded by the exons ATGTCCAAACAACCATTCGCTCACCGGCTGAGAAAGGCCATAGGGAATG aCTCTGCAAATACAAAACCTCTTGGTCCCCAGAAACATGCATCACCTTCCATCCTTGGTGGGCTGCGAACTCCATttgcttctctcttctcctctttcAGAAGATCTAAAAGGCAACAGCATCCAAAACCTCAGCAGAATCCACAGGAATACCCTTCTCG ATATGACCACTTTGCTGCAGGTGCCCATATGTCTTCTAAAGTGGAGGAAATGGCAAAG ACTGAAACATGTGATTCTCCTTTGCCCTCTGAACCAACTAAGAAGTATTTTGAGACAAACCAAACTGATACGTTGGATGACAGCTCATGCACATGGAGTGAACAATTGGAAAATGAGCTCTTAAAGG TTCTGGGCAATTTGGATGAGCAGCTGGCACAGGAACAATCTCGAGAGGCGAACAAGAGAACCCAAACACACTATGGTTCCAAAGCACCAGAGATCAGTCACCATCCTTCTGTTCCTCAACACAGCTACCATGGAGGAGTACAAAGGAATGAGCGGAGCATGTTTTTGTCAGACGGGGCAAGGACACCGAGAGTCAGAGATGAAAACAAAGCTTCCTTCCGATCGAGGGTGTTCTATGATACATACCTGAAAGGACACTATACAGAAGGCCTCCCATATGGAGACGGATATGACAGAAAGTCTCCTGCCCTGAAAAGAGAGCATACTCGTTCTCTGGGACGGTCTTCAGAAGGGAGCTTGAAGCTTTCTTCAGGACAACTGAGCAGTGGATTTGCAAGCAAGGACTTCATGGCCAAGGATGCAGTTAACAGAAGCTGTTCTTTGTCTTGTCTTACAAGGGGACAGTCCTTGACATCTGTTGAGCAGCTTTCCCCAGACAGCCTGCAGCATCCTTTGGGGAGCAGGAGAGACTTTGCACAAAAGAGCTATCGCCACCAAACCAAGCGGACTCCCCTGTCTTCTATTGCTTGGAATACGTCACAAACTCCAGAACATCCACTGTATGGAGATAAGCTTCTTCGGTCCCAGTCATTAATGGAGTTTGGCCCAACATTTGAGGATGCAGCTCCTTGTATTCCACAGGAGAATCCAAGATACAATTTTTATAGATCAAAAATTGATTACAGGAGAGGAGTACCAAGTGCGAGTCATTCCATATTTGCTGACAAGCAAACAGACTCTCTATGTTTTGATAATCAGGAGAATAATGAGATGGAAAGGAATAATTGGAAGCCTCGATACAGATATCCATCAATTCATAGCAGAATGAACCTGTCCCGCAAAAGTTTTCCTTCCGGCAGACTAGAGGAGCAGCTGTTTAGGATGGACAATGCCCAGTCGTACAATGATGACGTCTTCCTTGCTTCCGATTCCAATGTTGAAGGGTCTCCAACTAATGTGGATGAATGGCAAAATCCCTCTGCAAGGAAAACTGGTTTGTGGCAGCAACAATGGGAAAGTGATGTTCAGATTCATGAGCAAAATGTTGACCATCCAGAATCTGTAACAGACAAATTGTTTTCAAAGCATGCAGATGGCATACAGAGACGTCCAGCATATGGCTTGTCGGTGCCAAAGAACCAAACAGAATTTGCAGCATCAAGACAAAATCGGTTCACTGAGAATGCTCAGACTCCCTCACAGACTTTTattaaacagtttcaaaccaagaAGAACTTTAATACAAATATCATAGAAAAGGTGAGGGGCCCTGACCAATCAGGTAAAGTAGACAGTAGGTATATTAAAGATGAAGCATTAAGACACATTTCTGGACAAAGGGAAAGAAACAGTTCAACAAATTCTCAAATATCTCCTCCTACTCACTGTTCTGTAAGTGTTTCACCTCTCTCATTGAGAAGCCCACCCAAATGGACCTTGCTAAGAAAtagggaaaatatttatttatctagtATCCATAATAAGAAGGGACAGAAAAATGAAGATGGTTGCACCGTAAGCCATGATCTTGCTCAAACGCCTTCCTCTCAGTTAACTGCTAATCGCACAAAGACATTGATCCACCAGTCAGAAACCCCCCAAAATGTTATGAATGACAGGATTTCTGAGAATATTTATTCATCTGTTTCCAGGAGAGCCTCTGATATACTTTCATATGGTGATTTACCAGGTTCTTGCACTGAAAATTGGCATAAACACAATAGATTTGTTAAACATGCAACTAGCAACAGCATTACTGGTTCTCCCAGTAGCAGTCCTCCCAGATCTCCTAAAACATACTACACCTTTCCTAGAAAATCAGCCAGTATTGATGGCAATATTGTATCTGAGAAACTTGTCTCCCATGTTTTCAGGCAAGTCCCATATAGAAGCAAGATAGCTATGTGGGATAATTTAGAAATGGTTGGATCAAAAAGAACTGAAAATATATATTCAAACAAGGGAGATAACATCACCTCACTCAGTCCAGTTGATTCTGCGGTAAACCCCATAACATCCAAAGAAGTTGTTTGCAAGAATATTCCACAAACTCAGGACCCTCATTTGCAGTTAACTCAGGATCCTAAGCACTCCTCCTTAGGTGACCCTAGTACCATTCCCAGCAATTCAGAAAAAGGAGACCTAGTTTGTGGCCCAAACAAAACTGAAACATCTGTCTTTTCAGAGTGTGATGAGAAAGATGCAGGAAATCCTTTAAAGCAATACAAAACCACCAGCACATTTACAGTTAGCATTGAGGAAGATAATGTGAAATACCAGGAACTGGTTTCAGTTTATTATACTTTGCCGCGGAAATATCCAAGAATGCTGTGCAACCTTCTTTTAGATGATGCAAAGAATACAGAGACTTCTCTGCCTATAGGGAACTCTCTGTCCACTGAAAAGAAATACGAAGTTCGTATTAATTTAGCCACAGTAGCATTTCCATCCAgcttgaaaaaagaagaaaaggcaaattTGCCTACCAGTGTGACTTCTCCTTCTAGCACGAAACAGAATCCAAACACATCATCTGATGCTACTAAAGTAAGTTCCCATGTTTTGACTCTTATTGGGGAGAAAGCAGGTGCTTCTCAGTTACAAAATACGGCACATCATCAAGAAGAAGGTCCAACAAAAGCACCAGAACTTTTATTGTCCAGCAGACTGGGATCAACTGGTCCCCTGGATGGTCCAAAATACAGTGAATCAGAGGATAAATCTCTCCATGCAATTAGCAATCATAATCTTAcagcatcttcttcaatgtatgtTCAGACAGATAACCATGTGTGCTATTTGACATCTACTGAACCACCAGCAAACACCAGCCCAGATATTCCACCTTCCCATTTGGTTGCAAATGATCAAGAGGGAAAACGCACAGCACATCAAGGTGCTAACACCTCAGTGAACTCTGCTGAAGAGAAAATTAGACAAGATGAGGCCAAAGGAAGTGCATTTTATTTGTatcataagatttttaaaaaaggaaatgagtTGCAATCcagaaaggaaaatataagaaCCAGCACACATAACACCTTGACTTCAGAAACCAAAGTGCCTTCGAATTTCCAAAAACAAGCTCTACAAGTGGATGCCATCTCCCCAAATAATTCAGACCTGCGACCAAATAGGAGTAGTTTGGACTACTCAAATACCAAAAAAGAGCCTGTGTCTCAGAATTTTTTCCCTCACGAAGTTTGCACAAGTCCACAGAGACCTGTACAAATTTCTGCAGATAACCAGAAAGTTGACTCTAAAGATCAGCTTACAAATACCGCAAAGGATTTGCCTGAAGATTCAGCAGACGAAAATAAGCTCAGCTCAGATTGCACCAAAGACAAAGCGAGCgacatagaaaaaagaaaaaacaggtcATCCATTAAAAATAAACTTGCAGCTATGTACAAAACAAGTCGAAAGTTTTCCACTAAGAGAACAGTAACTTCCAAATCACACATAAGTAACGTATTTTCACAGAATGATGACTCCCGCTTAGAGATCAGTAACCCAGAGTGTATGTCAGTTTCATCCAGTATTCCAGAGTTGTCTCAGCAAACAGAAAATAAGAACAAGAATCAGAACCCTCCACTTGATGAATATGAAGGCACAATGCTTGACAAAACTGAGAACAAGGAACTGCACATTCATGAAGGACCTTCATTATTCTCCAGTGAAATTCGAAGGCCTTTTACAAACTTGTGCAACCAGAAATGGAAAAGTCCCAGTCCCAAACAAAGTAAGACAAAAGCAGGGACGGCAGAAGATTCTACCATCTCATTTTCAAAAGAAACCATTCCTAAGGTACATAGTAACTCCCAAGTATATGATGAtggtttaaaaaataacaataagtCTTTCTCAAGAGTTAGTGTTGCAGTTTCAAATCAGAAGGGGAACACTAATGTTGCTGACTCCTCTCTTTTCCCACTTCCATCCAATAAAGATGTGAATGTTGTTACAAATTATTCAAAGGTGAATATCAGTCCACTGCAAAAGGTGGTATTCCCCAAAGAACTTGGTCCTCATGAAAATATCAAGCAGACAAACAGATTCGGAAACCTTAACAAATCCTATGTCGAGACAGTTGTAAATTCAGGTAAAATACGTGAACGACACTTGTCCGAAAGTTCCTATATACGAGACTCTCCTGATCCCTTGGTGTCTGGAAGCAATGTGATGCGACCTGGTGGTAGATACAGTCGGAAGTTTAAATCTTATTCTGAATTGTTGTCTTGTGATGAAAATGAAAATTGGGATGCATATGATGGCAGTAGCAGGACCCTTGGTTCGAGGCGTGTGATGTACCCATCGATCGAGTTTGGCATTTTTGGGAAAGAGCAGCAGCAGACTTTCTTAGATAACATAAAGAGGTCACTCACAGAAGGGCGGTTGTGGAGCCCATGTCTTTTAAACAACCCCCGGCCTCTGAAAGACAAAGAGGGTTTTTTCTTAAGCAGGCCAGAGCAGTTGAACTCAAGTTTTGCCAACAGAAACATCTCCGCAGAAGGCGCCTCTCCAAAGGAGCGTCTTCACATCCATGAAGAAGACTCAGCAAGTTCTTCAGAGTCAGACTCTGATACCACAACGGATGATGAATATTACCTGAATGGGAATGATAAAGAATCAGAACTTTGA
- the exph5 gene encoding exophilin-5 isoform X3: MQPCSTSGGFQKLCSEMTETCDSPLPSEPTKKYFETNQTDTLDDSSCTWSEQLENELLKVLGNLDEQLAQEQSREANKRTQTHYGSKAPEISHHPSVPQHSYHGGVQRNERSMFLSDGARTPRVRDENKASFRSRVFYDTYLKGHYTEGLPYGDGYDRKSPALKREHTRSLGRSSEGSLKLSSGQLSSGFASKDFMAKDAVNRSCSLSCLTRGQSLTSVEQLSPDSLQHPLGSRRDFAQKSYRHQTKRTPLSSIAWNTSQTPEHPLYGDKLLRSQSLMEFGPTFEDAAPCIPQENPRYNFYRSKIDYRRGVPSASHSIFADKQTDSLCFDNQENNEMERNNWKPRYRYPSIHSRMNLSRKSFPSGRLEEQLFRMDNAQSYNDDVFLASDSNVEGSPTNVDEWQNPSARKTGLWQQQWESDVQIHEQNVDHPESVTDKLFSKHADGIQRRPAYGLSVPKNQTEFAASRQNRFTENAQTPSQTFIKQFQTKKNFNTNIIEKVRGPDQSGKVDSRYIKDEALRHISGQRERNSSTNSQISPPTHCSVSVSPLSLRSPPKWTLLRNRENIYLSSIHNKKGQKNEDGCTVSHDLAQTPSSQLTANRTKTLIHQSETPQNVMNDRISENIYSSVSRRASDILSYGDLPGSCTENWHKHNRFVKHATSNSITGSPSSSPPRSPKTYYTFPRKSASIDGNIVSEKLVSHVFRQVPYRSKIAMWDNLEMVGSKRTENIYSNKGDNITSLSPVDSAVNPITSKEVVCKNIPQTQDPHLQLTQDPKHSSLGDPSTIPSNSEKGDLVCGPNKTETSVFSECDEKDAGNPLKQYKTTSTFTVSIEEDNVKYQELVSVYYTLPRKYPRMLCNLLLDDAKNTETSLPIGNSLSTEKKYEVRINLATVAFPSSLKKEEKANLPTSVTSPSSTKQNPNTSSDATKVSSHVLTLIGEKAGASQLQNTAHHQEEGPTKAPELLLSSRLGSTGPLDGPKYSESEDKSLHAISNHNLTASSSMYVQTDNHVCYLTSTEPPANTSPDIPPSHLVANDQEGKRTAHQGANTSVNSAEEKIRQDEAKGSAFYLYHKIFKKGNELQSRKENIRTSTHNTLTSETKVPSNFQKQALQVDAISPNNSDLRPNRSSLDYSNTKKEPVSQNFFPHEVCTSPQRPVQISADNQKVDSKDQLTNTAKDLPEDSADENKLSSDCTKDKASDIEKRKNRSSIKNKLAAMYKTSRKFSTKRTVTSKSHISNVFSQNDDSRLEISNPECMSVSSSIPELSQQTENKNKNQNPPLDEYEGTMLDKTENKELHIHEGPSLFSSEIRRPFTNLCNQKWKSPSPKQSKTKAGTAEDSTISFSKETIPKVHSNSQVYDDGLKNNNKSFSRVSVAVSNQKGNTNVADSSLFPLPSNKDVNVVTNYSKVNISPLQKVVFPKELGPHENIKQTNRFGNLNKSYVETVVNSGKIRERHLSESSYIRDSPDPLVSGSNVMRPGGRYSRKFKSYSELLSCDENENWDAYDGSSRTLGSRRVMYPSIEFGIFGKEQQQTFLDNIKRSLTEGRLWSPCLLNNPRPLKDKEGFFLSRPEQLNSSFANRNISAEGASPKERLHIHEEDSASSSESDSDTTTDDEYYLNGNDKESEL; this comes from the exons ATGCAACCCTGCAGTACAAGCGGAGGATTCCAGAAGCTGTGCTCAGAAATG ACTGAAACATGTGATTCTCCTTTGCCCTCTGAACCAACTAAGAAGTATTTTGAGACAAACCAAACTGATACGTTGGATGACAGCTCATGCACATGGAGTGAACAATTGGAAAATGAGCTCTTAAAGG TTCTGGGCAATTTGGATGAGCAGCTGGCACAGGAACAATCTCGAGAGGCGAACAAGAGAACCCAAACACACTATGGTTCCAAAGCACCAGAGATCAGTCACCATCCTTCTGTTCCTCAACACAGCTACCATGGAGGAGTACAAAGGAATGAGCGGAGCATGTTTTTGTCAGACGGGGCAAGGACACCGAGAGTCAGAGATGAAAACAAAGCTTCCTTCCGATCGAGGGTGTTCTATGATACATACCTGAAAGGACACTATACAGAAGGCCTCCCATATGGAGACGGATATGACAGAAAGTCTCCTGCCCTGAAAAGAGAGCATACTCGTTCTCTGGGACGGTCTTCAGAAGGGAGCTTGAAGCTTTCTTCAGGACAACTGAGCAGTGGATTTGCAAGCAAGGACTTCATGGCCAAGGATGCAGTTAACAGAAGCTGTTCTTTGTCTTGTCTTACAAGGGGACAGTCCTTGACATCTGTTGAGCAGCTTTCCCCAGACAGCCTGCAGCATCCTTTGGGGAGCAGGAGAGACTTTGCACAAAAGAGCTATCGCCACCAAACCAAGCGGACTCCCCTGTCTTCTATTGCTTGGAATACGTCACAAACTCCAGAACATCCACTGTATGGAGATAAGCTTCTTCGGTCCCAGTCATTAATGGAGTTTGGCCCAACATTTGAGGATGCAGCTCCTTGTATTCCACAGGAGAATCCAAGATACAATTTTTATAGATCAAAAATTGATTACAGGAGAGGAGTACCAAGTGCGAGTCATTCCATATTTGCTGACAAGCAAACAGACTCTCTATGTTTTGATAATCAGGAGAATAATGAGATGGAAAGGAATAATTGGAAGCCTCGATACAGATATCCATCAATTCATAGCAGAATGAACCTGTCCCGCAAAAGTTTTCCTTCCGGCAGACTAGAGGAGCAGCTGTTTAGGATGGACAATGCCCAGTCGTACAATGATGACGTCTTCCTTGCTTCCGATTCCAATGTTGAAGGGTCTCCAACTAATGTGGATGAATGGCAAAATCCCTCTGCAAGGAAAACTGGTTTGTGGCAGCAACAATGGGAAAGTGATGTTCAGATTCATGAGCAAAATGTTGACCATCCAGAATCTGTAACAGACAAATTGTTTTCAAAGCATGCAGATGGCATACAGAGACGTCCAGCATATGGCTTGTCGGTGCCAAAGAACCAAACAGAATTTGCAGCATCAAGACAAAATCGGTTCACTGAGAATGCTCAGACTCCCTCACAGACTTTTattaaacagtttcaaaccaagaAGAACTTTAATACAAATATCATAGAAAAGGTGAGGGGCCCTGACCAATCAGGTAAAGTAGACAGTAGGTATATTAAAGATGAAGCATTAAGACACATTTCTGGACAAAGGGAAAGAAACAGTTCAACAAATTCTCAAATATCTCCTCCTACTCACTGTTCTGTAAGTGTTTCACCTCTCTCATTGAGAAGCCCACCCAAATGGACCTTGCTAAGAAAtagggaaaatatttatttatctagtATCCATAATAAGAAGGGACAGAAAAATGAAGATGGTTGCACCGTAAGCCATGATCTTGCTCAAACGCCTTCCTCTCAGTTAACTGCTAATCGCACAAAGACATTGATCCACCAGTCAGAAACCCCCCAAAATGTTATGAATGACAGGATTTCTGAGAATATTTATTCATCTGTTTCCAGGAGAGCCTCTGATATACTTTCATATGGTGATTTACCAGGTTCTTGCACTGAAAATTGGCATAAACACAATAGATTTGTTAAACATGCAACTAGCAACAGCATTACTGGTTCTCCCAGTAGCAGTCCTCCCAGATCTCCTAAAACATACTACACCTTTCCTAGAAAATCAGCCAGTATTGATGGCAATATTGTATCTGAGAAACTTGTCTCCCATGTTTTCAGGCAAGTCCCATATAGAAGCAAGATAGCTATGTGGGATAATTTAGAAATGGTTGGATCAAAAAGAACTGAAAATATATATTCAAACAAGGGAGATAACATCACCTCACTCAGTCCAGTTGATTCTGCGGTAAACCCCATAACATCCAAAGAAGTTGTTTGCAAGAATATTCCACAAACTCAGGACCCTCATTTGCAGTTAACTCAGGATCCTAAGCACTCCTCCTTAGGTGACCCTAGTACCATTCCCAGCAATTCAGAAAAAGGAGACCTAGTTTGTGGCCCAAACAAAACTGAAACATCTGTCTTTTCAGAGTGTGATGAGAAAGATGCAGGAAATCCTTTAAAGCAATACAAAACCACCAGCACATTTACAGTTAGCATTGAGGAAGATAATGTGAAATACCAGGAACTGGTTTCAGTTTATTATACTTTGCCGCGGAAATATCCAAGAATGCTGTGCAACCTTCTTTTAGATGATGCAAAGAATACAGAGACTTCTCTGCCTATAGGGAACTCTCTGTCCACTGAAAAGAAATACGAAGTTCGTATTAATTTAGCCACAGTAGCATTTCCATCCAgcttgaaaaaagaagaaaaggcaaattTGCCTACCAGTGTGACTTCTCCTTCTAGCACGAAACAGAATCCAAACACATCATCTGATGCTACTAAAGTAAGTTCCCATGTTTTGACTCTTATTGGGGAGAAAGCAGGTGCTTCTCAGTTACAAAATACGGCACATCATCAAGAAGAAGGTCCAACAAAAGCACCAGAACTTTTATTGTCCAGCAGACTGGGATCAACTGGTCCCCTGGATGGTCCAAAATACAGTGAATCAGAGGATAAATCTCTCCATGCAATTAGCAATCATAATCTTAcagcatcttcttcaatgtatgtTCAGACAGATAACCATGTGTGCTATTTGACATCTACTGAACCACCAGCAAACACCAGCCCAGATATTCCACCTTCCCATTTGGTTGCAAATGATCAAGAGGGAAAACGCACAGCACATCAAGGTGCTAACACCTCAGTGAACTCTGCTGAAGAGAAAATTAGACAAGATGAGGCCAAAGGAAGTGCATTTTATTTGTatcataagatttttaaaaaaggaaatgagtTGCAATCcagaaaggaaaatataagaaCCAGCACACATAACACCTTGACTTCAGAAACCAAAGTGCCTTCGAATTTCCAAAAACAAGCTCTACAAGTGGATGCCATCTCCCCAAATAATTCAGACCTGCGACCAAATAGGAGTAGTTTGGACTACTCAAATACCAAAAAAGAGCCTGTGTCTCAGAATTTTTTCCCTCACGAAGTTTGCACAAGTCCACAGAGACCTGTACAAATTTCTGCAGATAACCAGAAAGTTGACTCTAAAGATCAGCTTACAAATACCGCAAAGGATTTGCCTGAAGATTCAGCAGACGAAAATAAGCTCAGCTCAGATTGCACCAAAGACAAAGCGAGCgacatagaaaaaagaaaaaacaggtcATCCATTAAAAATAAACTTGCAGCTATGTACAAAACAAGTCGAAAGTTTTCCACTAAGAGAACAGTAACTTCCAAATCACACATAAGTAACGTATTTTCACAGAATGATGACTCCCGCTTAGAGATCAGTAACCCAGAGTGTATGTCAGTTTCATCCAGTATTCCAGAGTTGTCTCAGCAAACAGAAAATAAGAACAAGAATCAGAACCCTCCACTTGATGAATATGAAGGCACAATGCTTGACAAAACTGAGAACAAGGAACTGCACATTCATGAAGGACCTTCATTATTCTCCAGTGAAATTCGAAGGCCTTTTACAAACTTGTGCAACCAGAAATGGAAAAGTCCCAGTCCCAAACAAAGTAAGACAAAAGCAGGGACGGCAGAAGATTCTACCATCTCATTTTCAAAAGAAACCATTCCTAAGGTACATAGTAACTCCCAAGTATATGATGAtggtttaaaaaataacaataagtCTTTCTCAAGAGTTAGTGTTGCAGTTTCAAATCAGAAGGGGAACACTAATGTTGCTGACTCCTCTCTTTTCCCACTTCCATCCAATAAAGATGTGAATGTTGTTACAAATTATTCAAAGGTGAATATCAGTCCACTGCAAAAGGTGGTATTCCCCAAAGAACTTGGTCCTCATGAAAATATCAAGCAGACAAACAGATTCGGAAACCTTAACAAATCCTATGTCGAGACAGTTGTAAATTCAGGTAAAATACGTGAACGACACTTGTCCGAAAGTTCCTATATACGAGACTCTCCTGATCCCTTGGTGTCTGGAAGCAATGTGATGCGACCTGGTGGTAGATACAGTCGGAAGTTTAAATCTTATTCTGAATTGTTGTCTTGTGATGAAAATGAAAATTGGGATGCATATGATGGCAGTAGCAGGACCCTTGGTTCGAGGCGTGTGATGTACCCATCGATCGAGTTTGGCATTTTTGGGAAAGAGCAGCAGCAGACTTTCTTAGATAACATAAAGAGGTCACTCACAGAAGGGCGGTTGTGGAGCCCATGTCTTTTAAACAACCCCCGGCCTCTGAAAGACAAAGAGGGTTTTTTCTTAAGCAGGCCAGAGCAGTTGAACTCAAGTTTTGCCAACAGAAACATCTCCGCAGAAGGCGCCTCTCCAAAGGAGCGTCTTCACATCCATGAAGAAGACTCAGCAAGTTCTTCAGAGTCAGACTCTGATACCACAACGGATGATGAATATTACCTGAATGGGAATGATAAAGAATCAGAACTTTGA